A region of the Silene latifolia isolate original U9 population chromosome 9, ASM4854445v1, whole genome shotgun sequence genome:
AAAAAGAGATAGCAATGCTCTTTGATCTTGCAAAATGGAAGCATAATAAGGTAGATGGTTAAATCTTAGAACTTTTTTCTTAAATGGGGTTTAAATccaaaatatttacaaaaatggGGTTCCTTTCAAACTATTTACAAggaatgggtccacgtcatcacaaAGGACggacttttaattttttttaataaaactcaacaTCTCGCTGTCTCACACAGCGAGTAGTGATCAATGACTTCGCTTCCTAACATGCTTCCTTCATCCTCTTCATTCTCCTTGCTCCTTCCACCAATTCACGAACTACCACCACCATTATCTTCCTCTCACTCCCCTTATCAAATACACACCTTTTTTTGAGTTATTAGCTTCGTAGTTTGCAAATTAAATAACCCGCAACATTGCCGCTCGCAAAACTATTTCTGCGTTTTCGGTTTCGAGGCTGGGTATGTTACGTTAATAAACAAAGTAAAAGCTGTTCAACTTTGATTCGTTTAGTCATGTAAAACCATTATGATCGATCTATGATTTTGCGGATTTAATCTTATCCTAAAAAATCATAGAGCCTTGTACAAGCCATGCAACAAAGTTGTTAATCATATACTTAACAATTCAAAGAGCATTTACAAGCCACTGTAATTTACACAAATTCTAACCTAGAATACGAAATTAAAGTAAACACAACCGATCATCATTCATTTCAAGTGACCAATAACTCATTTCAAAAGCCTCAATAAACCTCTCCTCCATAACCCATATCACGTTGAGATTTCGGGTCTCGAATCACGTTGATTATATGGGCTGAGGCTGGTGATGCTCGGCATTGCGGCCACTGAAGCGGCGGATCAAATCAGCAAATTTATCAGTAACCCGAGAGCGGAATGTGTAAGTTGATGATGGGGTTTGGAGTTTGGAGTTGGTAAGGTGACCACTTAGAAGAAGCATTGCAGCTGTTGGGGCCACTGATGGTTAACATAATATACCTAGCCTCGAAACCGAAAACGCAGAAATACTTTTGCGAGTGGCAATGTTGCTAGTTATTTAATTTGCAAACTAAGAGGCTAATAACTCAAACAAATGGGTGTATTTGATAAGGGGACttagaggaagagaatggtgGTGGTAGTTCGTGAATTGGTGGACGGAGCAAGGAGAATGAGAAGCATGAAGCAAGCATGTTAGGGAGCGAAGTCCTTGATTACTACTCGCTGTCTCACACAGCGAGATGTTCAGTTTTATCAAAAAATGAAAAATCCGTCCAttgtgatgacgtggacccatttctTGTAAATAGTTTGAAAGGAGCCccatttttgtaaatattttggATTTAAACCccatttaagaaaaaaattcTAAATCTTAGCTAGactaaatccttagaaattattgGACGACCACCCGATGACACTATTTCATTTTCGTTATTCAAATGTCGTTGCTTAAGACCTCTTCGATAAAACATCCAAGCCACTTATAGGACGATCCTCCTTCCTGTAAAGCTTTTTTGCattcatcactcatcttcttgaCTCTCCCTTTCATTTTCTCATCCATATTCATTAAATTATTCACCCCTTTCTCTATCTCCTCGGCCGTTACTAAGAACGTTCCCTTTCCGGCCATCAAATCCTTCACATAATCCATTCGTATCTCAACTGCTATTTCCGACTCCTTCACTAGCATGAACGCGATCAATTGGTGCTCCGCGGCTAAAGGCCACGTAGCCATGGGTACTCCGAACCACAAACTTTCTAAAACCGAGTTCCATCCACAATGCGACACAAATCCACCTACAGCAGGGTGAGCCAATACCTCGACTTGTGGGGCCCACCTTATGATTTTTCCAAGGTGACTTGTACGATCGAGGAACCCCACTGGAAGGGCCTCTAAGAACGCCCCATTGTCACCAGGCTTTCCCCCTGGAGACGGCTTCGGTAGGGTCCAAAGAAATCGATTCCCCGATTTCTCTAAACCCTTGGCTATCTCTTTAACCTGCTCCTCCTCAAAGCATTCACAACTTCCGAAGCAGAGGAACACTACGGAAGACTTTGGTTGACCATCGAGCCAACGGATAATCGACTCGTTTTCCTCTTTAGTGGACCCGCCACGTCGCTCGCCTTCTAGCTTCAAAATGGGACCCACAGGATAAAACGGTGGGATGTTTTTCTCGTCACTATTATGCAAAGCATGGATAGAAAACGGTTCAAACTCGGCATATGTATTTACTAAAAAACCCTTCATTTCCCTATACTTTCTCCCCATGTTTAGAAGCATCTCACACCCGAAGTTCTTATCAAGATATCCAGAAGGAAGAACCTTGCTCGGGACCGGGTTTTTGAACCCGGGTACTTTGGCGGAAAAACCCGGGTTTCTAAACTCGGTGTCAACATCGATGCCTTGGTCATCAACCAGTGACTGAGCATAGAATATGAAGCTCAAAGGGCCGGCCCCACTAGTAAAGAAAGTATAGCAAGGCAGCTGCATTGCATTGGCAATATCCACCATACCACCGCAAAACATGTCGACGACAAACCCAGCGGGTTTTGGAAACCCGGCTTGGACCCGGTCCTCAACCGCCTGTCTGATGAGAGGCATGTTACGCTCAATGACAGTAATGAAGAAGAACGTAAAAGATGGGTCGGGCGGGTTGGTGAGGGGCGGGAGGGTGACGAAGTTGAAACGGTCCGGGTACGGGTTGTCACGTGACTGGGATTCAACGTAGGCGTTGGTTTTGGGGGCATCACGAGGGACGTTGATGATATGGATGGAGATGGAGATACGCTGGCTTCGTTGAAGGATGAGTTTTGCTAGTTCGACGGCGGGAGTTATGTGATTCAGACCCGGTGCCGGAACGAACACTAACTCGGATGTTTTGGTCATGATTTTTGTGGGTTAACAAGTAATACAAGACTTGTATTTATATTTGTTGGAGATCAGCTAAACTGTAATGCTAGTTATCATTGTAATATGTATCTAGGGCATATATATAGGAAAATGAACTAAGTTGGGTTAAGTAGTAACGACACTTGTATGATTGTTGGTGCATGAGAGCAACTTGTTTAAGAGTGCACTAAATGAGCAACTTGTTTAAGACCGCAGTAAATACTCAACAGATGTTCAATTATTTCTgcataagaccatccccaagcagtggccgcgctaattaggtcgcgacccgattttactcttaatcccaccttattaaccttgacccatTTTCACTTTCCAAGCAcaaggtcgcgacctaggtcatcatCCCAATCATTTTTCGCCTTCCAACCCTTTTTATTTTGTTTACAACCAATGATAATTTGACACCTATTGGGTCACCAATTGACCTAATAAGGTCAAGAGCAACCAaagaggtcacaaattgaccttatAAGGTCAAGAGCAACCAAAAGGTCACGCTAATCTCATGCTTAATTGTTGGTTAaggcgacccaacaaggtcgcGACCTCCctcgtgaccttgcttggggatggtctaagagAATTGCTATTCACCTTTTTTTTCTACGTTCTtttctaaggccctgttcttttggacttaaagtcacttaatttaagtccACTTCAGATCccataagtttagttcagttcagatcagatcctataagttcagttcagatcctataagttcgattcgattcgattcggatcctataagttgattcgagatcccgtacgtcacttaatttaagttcgattcgagatcctataagttcgattgattgattcgagatcttataagttcgattcgagatcctataagttgattaagttcgagatcatataagttcgattaagttcgagatcctataagttcgattcgatcctttaagttcgattcgattcgattcagatcttataagttcagtttagttcagatcctataagtttcagtccaaaagaacagggcctaactcTCTCTTATTCCTGATAACTGTCTCATTATTGAaatggcacaagaattaagaaagtgagtgAATTAAATAATGTAAAGTATTGTGATGGAgtgaggtaattggagagagggaagataTTATGGGATATTATTGTGGGTGAAGTGAATAAAATAAGCATTGTGGTGGGGTGAGCTGGGTATTGTTGTGGGTTAaagttattaaaataattataaaagTTAACCAAAAATGTACAATGGGACATTATCGTAAATAGACGGAAATGAAAACCGGGACAGTTATGTAGAATCTGAGGGAGTAGCATATTTGGCTTCATCGACTTGTCATCCGTCCCCACACAATATATATTATCTTAATCGATTGTGAGAGGACTGGTTGAGAGAAGGTAGATAACAATCCTCTATGCCTACATGTGAGCAGCGATGACATATTTGTTTGAGAATTAATTCAAAGTTTTACCTACTCGGCTACTCTATCCTATTCAAAATAATCTTCCATATTTCATTTTTCGACGATTTACAATACCTTCCTTATTTCCTACCAACATGTCGTTTACCATACACCCCTGAAAACAGGTCAAATATGTTCTCATTTGCATATATAATATAAATCTTTCGTTAGTCCCTCACCATCCTCATTTGGTCTCATCTACAAAATCACAAGATAACAAATACGGAGTATACACAAAGATGAGAATAAGAGTTAGCTCAAAGTAGTAAGAGCTAGCTCTTATTTCAGCCATAAAATTGGGGATTTTCACCCGCGATATAGTGcgttcatttgaaaaaaaaaaaaaaaaaaaaaaaaaaaaacaaatgtatACACAGATTATGAAGAAGATTGGATATCTTTAACATGCTCCAAGATGGACGGCTTAGGGACAAGACCAATCGTAAGAGACAGAGGCATCTAAGACCCTGGCAATCACGGGCGGTGAAACAGGCCTTTGGTTTTCGTCACCAAATTTACAAGCAAGATTTATTGATAAAATTCAATACAAATCTTAAAATATAGTAGAGTTTTACATtcataattgatggggcatattctgcacccgctaaccgagtcaacatattaagcaaggtcaaagccaaaagacagcaagtcaacgtattagacagcctaaccgacgcagcctgtcggcctgtcactggggtctcggctaggcaactagccggccgggaggcatatccgcgtactcacatccaagtcccctcggcatggagtcaactagGCCatccggcctgccatgggtccctcggccgagggtagaacagtctttccacctgctagccacttggccacttggccactacgtgacaaaaggcgaaagtctataaatactccaccaCTCTCATTGAGAAGAGGATCCGAAAACTATcccaaaactcactattaatctggtataaactcccttatctctctacaatatactttgccaagtaacacacaacttaatccctttaagtttactgacttgagcgtcggagtgagtacgctcggtaccaagccgagccctcagtttgttcatctttacaggagagaccgaaaggaagagacaagcaaaaagacgtcattcatcaagcttacgtggtcacaaatcctactccggaattacacccggaacaattggcgccgtctgtggggatagatactaaaagctagtcacctcccttacaaaaaaaaaaacaaacaaaaccattcaaagagctaagaaaatgtcaaaacaaaaagaaataattgtgagtgacgaaactgcattctaccaggatgacacgttccctaattctgaaatcgggcagtcccccaccggccgagtcatagAACCGGCGTACGGGATTCCAAGAGAGCCAGAGAAACACCGTTGCCGACcgggccaagtcactgtcatgggacatgtggtcgatgcagccaaactaaagttattcctggacctgatgggtagtacgccgatcacccccgccgcaacgacggtgacggcagcgcacccacaggtgaccagggcccataaagtaaccccgaacaacttgtccggggcgaTACAAGCAGCGGTGCTGACATttagaacgcaaacctttgacccagtcgaaaatgaggaaggcctgagagcctccctagacctggtcgaagaaagtcgagatacggcacggctcaacttggcagtatatcaaaaccgaatgagaagagcatacaaccgtagggtccacaaaagggacttaagagtaggagatctagtcttaagaaagtcggccgcaacaaacaaaggaaacatccatggtaaaatgacgacCAATTGGGAAGGATCCTagctacaaagtggttgaagaaatgaggctggggacataccggctgacagacatggagggagtgcctctaatgagccactggaacacagacaaccttagaaaatacttcatatagcggcggaggtgtccgagaccgttgtgggcaccccaacgcgtgattatatctaatgagtggtccaagttttccatcaaaatgaagagtcccctccatagtcgtaccaaggtagacgccacggctaaAGCCGGGCAGCCACCGcaatggcagttgatactcgcgaaagcgaccaacatgcttagtagacgccagccgggcagtcactacaaatgcagttgaaactcgcgaaagcgaccaacatgcttaggaacgtataagtacagttgagaaacgcaaatctgaccgcctcggccaatccgggagtggc
Encoded here:
- the LOC141599187 gene encoding putative UDP-glucose flavonoid 3-O-glucosyltransferase 3, translating into MTKTSELVFVPAPGLNHITPAVELAKLILQRSQRISISIHIINVPRDAPKTNAYVESQSRDNPYPDRFNFVTLPPLTNPPDPSFTFFFITVIERNMPLIRQAVEDRVQAGFPKPAGFVVDMFCGGMVDIANAMQLPCYTFFTSGAGPLSFIFYAQSLVDDQGIDVDTEFRNPGFSAKVPGFKNPVPSKVLPSGYLDKNFGCEMLLNMGRKYREMKGFLVNTYAEFEPFSIHALHNSDEKNIPPFYPVGPILKLEGERRGGSTKEENESIIRWLDGQPKSSVVFLCFGSCECFEEEQVKEIAKGLEKSGNRFLWTLPKPSPGGKPGDNGAFLEALPVGFLDRTSHLGKIIRWAPQVEVLAHPAVGGFVSHCGWNSVLESLWFGVPMATWPLAAEHQLIAFMLVKESEIAVEIRMDYVKDLMAGKGTFLVTAEEIEKGVNNLMNMDEKMKGRVKKMSDECKKALQEGGSSYKWLGCFIEEVLSNDI